One Oryzias melastigma strain HK-1 unplaced genomic scaffold, ASM292280v2 sc04144, whole genome shotgun sequence genomic window, CCATGTAACATTTGGTGCATTGCTCCATCTTAGCCCAGCTACCACTATTGAAAGGTATTGATTGAGGAACCACATTTGTCAGAGTGAACGTTGAAAGTTGAGCATCCAGGTCTGGTGCATGACAGTTTGGATATAAATGGCCTCTATTGTAGCCCAGTTCATTTGTGTAATCGCTGTTTAGAGCCTGGTTGTAATCTTCCAGCTGCAAAAGTTAGAATGATAAAGTTAACGATTAGTCACTTACAAAGAGATTTCTATTTTGCTCTGAAACATCTCCTtgtaaagaaaaagctaaactcaaacatgaaagCTAAAATTCCCTAGTTAAGTACAACGGcttacataaatgcaaaagccacaacacaatgacaaaagccacataATAGCTAAAGTTGGGTTTGGACCACCAGGGCAGCCGATCCAGGAGCCAGAGAGCGGTCAGAGAGGGAAGCGACAAAAAAGCAGCGGAGGGGTGTGGACATGATACACCACTCTCTGAGCTAAGTGGCCCTCTGTCATtacttttattctgttgttttatATCAACCCAGGAGATATAGTTTTAGCTGTCACAGATACTTTTTAGTTGCATGCTTTTATTAGTTGTATTTATTGTGTTTCATGTAGCCTGACATTTTAGCTCGAAACTCCCGGTGTTTATTTGGTCTGTAATAAAGGCTCCTGACTCCAACAAGGACTGAAGACAGCTTCccctgttagaaaaaaaaaactgtcttgatttacaaaaaactgATGTCCTGGGTCCTCTGTCTCCACACACCTCAAGATCAAAAACAATTCTACCCCTTGCTTACAcgttctttttattattgcctaaatttgaaataaaaccaacaaagcCATGAAGCTGGAGTACTGCAGCTGCTTTTCTTGTGTTGTCGGCTTTTGATGTCGTGTTGTCGGCTTTTGAATTTATGAGCATAGCACATGTTTTGAGTTCCCCCCATCACACCACACACTCAGAACACACCAATAATAGAAAGCTATAACTTCTTTAAGCCGGCAGATGCCTGGTTTTATGAGGGCTTacgtttttcatatttttatcattgtcaagctgaaaaagagaaattgaACACCATGAACATTAATTTGAGATAGAATCCTTGAGTATTGAATAAATAGCTCTATATTATTCCAAATTTCTCTATTTAGagaattttataaagaaataattcaGAACTACCTGAGGTTCTATTTTCCAGAGGTTTCCTTTTGGTCTTCCTGGTTGCGCTCCTGTGAAGCGATACGCAGAAAAAACTGGAATCTTGTTGTCTGTGTCGTACAGCGTCAGAAATCTTCTCATGTTTCCAAAGGTTTGGCAGATGACTTT contains:
- the LOC112141618 gene encoding endonuclease domain-containing 1 protein, whose product is TPPEIPNILVGGNIRDQNRYKVICQTFGNMRRFLTLYDTDNKIPVFSAYRFTGAQPGRPKGNLWKIEPQLEDYNQALNSDYTNELGYNRGHLYPNCHAPDLDAQLSTFTLTNVVPQSIPFNSGSWAKMEQCTK